The DNA region GCAAAGTTCTATGAGGAAGTTCACGAGCTGGAAAGAAAGTATGCTGCTCTCTATCAGCCCTTATTTGACAAGGTATTTTAATGCTAATCTGATTTGTACGTAAAAGCTTTAGCTTAGATGAAATTCTAAAACACAAGGGAATATGAATTGAAAGCTTATGCATGTTCTGAATTACTTTGGTTTCGTATGTGCCCACATGTTCAGCTGAACTGACATCAATTCACCATCTGTGTAAATATCAAATAAGATTAAGGGGGAGAGGTTCAGCCTGTTCCATGGTTACTGAAATCGCTTCAGTATACTAGGCTTCATCCTGTCAATTAAACATGTCTGAAGCTGCAGTAAGCTTTTTGGAATTTTGGTGCTTGCTTTAGAGTGTGGAAAAATGGTAACTGCTGAGTCTCCAAGGCTGTAATAAAAAGTTTTGATAAGTTCTTAGTACAATAATTGTGTGAATTTAGGATTAAGAATTACTGGATAGGGCATTGGTGATTGCAGTGACTAGGAAATGTGAAAGAATTTCCGATTTAACCTTCCAGCGAAGTGAAATCATCAATGCAATTTATGAACCTACAGAGGAAGAATGTGAATGGAAAGCAGATGTTGAAGAAGAGATTTCAGTGAGTATCATAATCAGTTCACATCAATATCTCAGTCTTTAGCATGGACCAAGATTCAATACAGTCAGTAAAGTAAAACATAAAAATGGAGGCTTCATAATTTTTTATTGATGCCTTAAAGCATGCACATGAAACTTAGCCCATATTAGTATTGATAAAAAACTGTTAACCAAACTTTGTGGGGCACTCTTTTAAAATCTAGGAAAACTAACATTTTTATTCTATCAAGgaggaaatgaaagagaaagccaaacttgaagaggaaaaaaaagatgaagaaaaagaagacccTAAAGGAATTCCTGAATTTTGGCTGACAGTATTTAAGAACGTTGACTTGCTCAGTGATATGGTTCAGGTAGGTGGTAACCTAGGCTTGTGTGAGATAGCTTTAGTACCTAATCCAAGCATGCTTTCCAAGGAAAGAGTAGGAACAGTACATTACATGACATGTCTGTTGGAGAGTGAAAATGAAATGAGTACTCAGATGTCATCTCTGATACTGTATTCAACTGAGAGCACACTGGAATACTTTCCTACCAAGTTATTTGTTGAACTTGTTATTTTACCTTATTAATGTACTTTGTGTATGTAAGAATCTGTGTATGAGAGTATATCAGATATAGCTAAAAATTATTTCATGTTTGCATAAGATTTAAGCTTTACTACAGTGGAAATTCTGTACAGTTCCTATTATTGCTATCTGCTGGTCATGTTCATGAAACTGTTTCAGTGCTGTAACAAGGTCTTGTCAAATACAAAGCTCATTCTAGATATGTCTTTTTATCTCTGCAAGAGCTTAAACCTGTGTAAAATTAAATTTCATGAAAATTGAATAAACTTTTTTATTTACAGGAACATGATGAGCCTATCCTGAAACACTTAAAAGATATAAAAGTGAAGTTTTCAGAAGTTGGACAGCCTATGGTTAGTTTAACCTATTAAACAAGCTTGGTGCTATATGATCCTAAGACTTTTATTTAGGTATCTAGTTGGGTCTGTGATAAGCATGTGTCTGCTTGAGAAATATGCAGCTTCTTGTCTTCTGAAAAATAGTACAGGACTAGTACTTGTCTTAGTCCTCTATGAATGGATTTGTTTAATTTAACCTTCAAATTCTGATGAATGAGGAATTTGGCGTTAATGTGTGCTGACTCTTTCACCTTTAAATTTTGATACTTTCAGGCACTTTGGTACAATTATTATAATTGGGATACATTCCTTGCCAGAAACTAAATAGCTTGCTAAGTTCTAGTATTTTAGATTTATAAGTTCTCTGTACTGTAGCACCAGGAAAGCTGTTCATCAGGAGATCTTGTGTCATTATTGCAAGCAGTGTACTGAAGTAAGAGCTTAAGATCAACATAGTAAACGAAAGCATTTTATTGTACAAATCGGGCAGCAAATTCTAAAATAAGTCATGTACGTGCACCTTTTCAGTACTGATAGAGATGAATATGTTCTGTTGCATCTGCTTTTTGCATTTGGGTCTTTTAAGTATTTGGGTCTTTTAAGTTAAAAGTGTGTGTTGCTAAATTGCTAAAGATTCTCTTTGCAATTGTCTTTAAGAGTTTCACATTAGAATTTCACTTCGAACCAAATGACTACTTCACAAATGAAGTTTTGACAAAGACATATAGAATGAGATCAGAGCCAGATGATTCTGATCCCTTCTCTTTTGATGGACCAGAAATCATGGGCTGTACAGGGTAagtgttggtttaaaaaaaaaaagtaatgttttatttcagtactTCCTGAACACTAGCATTATCAGAGTACAGGCATTTCTATCATCTTGCGAAGGTGCTGGAAAAGATACTGTTATCTAGTAATGTGTAAACAGGTTGGTTAAGTTGCcattttcagtaacttttttAAAAGCTTCAATCTCGTAACTTCATATTAGTTTGAAACATTTGAGATGCTTTTCTCCCTTGTCTCCATGTAGTATTATGTTCAGAATTACCTTTAGATTGGGCAGGAAACACTTCTGCGATCACTGAAACCAAACTGGAAGCTGTATAGCCTGGCTGTAGGTCTTGATGGcttttttctgagtttttgaTCGCTTCTTGAATCCTTTTGTATTTCTGACATATACAACGCTTTGGGCAGTCGATTCCAGTTTTACTTTTGTATCACAGTTGTCCAGTTGTTTCATAACAGTTGAATGTTAACTCATTGCCTTTCAATTAATCTGAGAAATAGTGAATAGCTGTCTCCTATCTACTCCAGGTTTCTCATGATTTTAAAGATCTGTCACATTCCCTTTTCAGTGATGTCTTCCATTCCGAATTAGCTGTTATTCCACAGCTTATATAATTGTTTTCTATTCATGCCCTTCCTCTTgtgaagagaaagaggagagaaaacagtTCAACATAATCAGCATGTGGGTACACCAGGGCTTTACATGTCGTGATCTGTTATGTTCCTTTTATGTTGATGTGGTCTTTTTTAACTTTCTGGCTACTGCTGAGCAGATGGTTTCTGTGAAATCAACCAAAATGATGCCAATATCTATTTTGAGTGGTAATAACTAATTTGGAGCCTATCACTGTGTAATCGGGGTGGTTCTATCCCATGTATGACTATGCACTTACTGATACTgactttcatttgtattttaactAAGACAGCCTTTTCTTACCCAAAACAATGTACCTAGTTCCTCTGGGTCTTTAGGAACACGAGTGAGACACTTCTGCAAATACAGGCAATCCTACTGATGTGACTTCTTTGTTTATATGCTCCTAGAATTTTTTGAATATCAGACAAGTCTGGGGCATGATTTTCCTCCACAGTATAGGGACAAAAAACTACACACCTGTTTTATACACTATTTGAAGGGTTTATTGCTATACAATGATGGGTGTTGTCAACTGTAGCATATTACTAGCATGACCAAATGTGACAATATTTTATAAAGCAAAACCGTAATAAAATGGGGCTGTAGTTATCTTTGAACTTACTACAGTTTTAAAGTGAAATCTAATGTGTAGGTAATACTAAAAATGGTGTAACACCATTCTTTGATATGAAACTAAGTAGAATTTGATAGCAGATGAAAACTGGTATTTCAGAGGGAGAGTGGGAAAGGAGAAACTTCTGCATGAAAAGATTTCATTTCCGAAATTAACCTGctactttcattttcaaaatataaacTAATGACAACATACCAGTGATTAGATATTATACTGTAATATTTTATATTCACTGTATCCCTTACAGTTGTGATAGTCTCAGTAAGTTGTAGCAGGTGGAATTGTATTAACTTATGGctgtcttttttctccttctccagttGCCAAATAgactggaaaaaaggaaagaatgttACTTTAAAAACCATTAAGaagaagcagaaacacaaggGTCGTGGCACAGTTAGAACAGTGACAAAAACTGTTTCCAATGACTCTTTCTTCAACTTCTTTAGTCCCCCTGAAGGTAAACTGAGTATACATTAGTTCATGTAAACTGACTTTAAGTGTGGTATGTACTTTACtgacttgttttttctttcttgcagttcctgaaAGTGGAGACTTGGTAAGTTGACTTAAAGAGGGGATGACCTGTAGCAGAATGCATGCCTTTATATTCAAAGTGTTTATATTGACATTATTTAGGAATTTGTTAGACAGTTTCAGCTTTAACTGTTTCTGTATTTAACTGTCAATATTTATGTGGTAAATAGTAtgtatttgacttttttcctTATTAGAAGGAATACTTATTGAGTTGCGTAGTGGAGTTTAGACTAATAAACTTAACAGCTTATCCTTCCTGAAAGTTAGCTTGTGAATTGTTTTGAACAAATGTAGTGATCTTTGTTATTACGCTTTGCTTTGATTCTTAAAGTCTTTCCCTTTGAATGGTGGTTAGATGGTCTTTAATTGCTACATGTATGTGAGCTGTATTTTGTGCTGTTAAATATTTTCCCAGCCCTTAAAACTCTGGGAGAAAGTGGTAGAACGGGCACAGAAGTCTAAGAGCCTGCTCTTGTCTTCAATGTGCTCAGTCCCACTGGTAGAAAACCCTGTGGCAATAAGctgtgattatttatttattctggtaAGGAGAAAAACTGCAGGAAACATTTAACACTGCCAAATAAGTTATTCCTTTTGTGTAAGGAGACTGACTAGAGCCTCTAGAACCATGCTGTTAGAACTCCAGTTGGCATGAACTCTGATATTCATGAAAGACACCGAAAGTTGTATGTTCTTAATGTTAAAAATTTCAAGCCTCTTGACTTGAAGATCACTTCTGAGGTGGGAGCCAGCAGAACACTTACTATATAAACAAAAGAAGTGAAAACCTGGGATTAGAACAGAGAGCAGATGTGAAAGTACTTCACAGTTGATTAAGGGAATTGGGGAGGAGATGCACTATAGGAGTCAAAAGTAGTTagtaaaatttttaattaaaaaggttCACCTGTGAAGTGTTTGGTTCTTAACAATATAATAAATCCTATATGTGAACTGAAAATCTGTGGGAGATCGGGGAGGTATTTATATTGAACTGTTTTTCTACTTAAAACAAAAGTAGGTTGAGGAACAGTGGAAGAATAAACCTTAGACTCCAGAACTTTGTCCAATTAAGCTTACCAAAGAAACAAACCCTGAACACTGCAAGAATAAACTGTTTGGAATTGTAAAACTTGATCCCACAGCTTTAATTCTATAAAGCAAGCCCTGAATGAAAAAGTCAGTGCACTGGATTTGCATATATCTGACCACATCAAAGTTTGAATTACTTGtttgtgtcaaaaagttattCACTTATGGTTTAGGAAGTAATGTTGTTTTATGCAGGATGATGATGCTGAGGCAATCCTTGCTGCAGACTTTGAAATAGGTCACTTCTTACGTGAACGTATAGTCCCCCGATCAGTATTGTACTTCACAGGAGAAGCTattgaagatgatgatgatgatgtaagTAATGTTCTTTCAAAGTGTAAAAAACTTTTGAATAATGCTGCTTAAAGAATTGTGTGCAACTTCTGATTCTTATAATGTTAGTATCCTTAGAATGGAACATATCAACATTAGTAGTTTCAGCTGAGCTTCCTAGAGGGTTAAATAAGAAGCATCACACAGTTAACCCTTGTTTGAAGTAGTGAGTTCAGAGCTTTATGGCAAAAGTTGTGATAAAAGATGAACGCTTAGCTAAATGTTTTTAGAGTATGTCTGAGTAGAAGTTTGTGTGTAAGACATGAACAAGAACAGGCAACAGTTGTGTTGATTTGGCTAGGATAAGTCCAGCCTTGAGCTGAATTTTTAGGATGTAGAATGGTAAAGTTCAGTCCCCAACtttgggagagggggaaggataGCAAGTGACTGAAAGGCTGCCTTGCACTTTGAGACACCCTACTGGACAGAAGTGTCGTCACCACCTAATAAACTCTTTCAGTGTTGTATGTAAGGAACTTTAAGGTAGGCAGCTTTCTCTGCCAAAGTGTTATACATAAGGGACTGAACATTCTTCATGCTAATgcacaaagcatttttaaatgtcagaTTTATGTACTTTTAAAGTACAGTACAACATGGATGGTCCCTGGTGTCAACTTCAGTCATCCAAAATAAATTGATGTCTAAAATGAGTGCATTTATAACActgtcaaaatcattttttttctttcctagtatgatgaagaaggagaggaggCAGATGATGAGGTGAGCTGAAAAATGGGCTTGATTAAGTAGTTTCCCTTCTGTAGTATGCTGTCCAGACCAAGAATTCCTTCAATTCTTGAATCCTCTGGGCACTTAGGTTAAGTTTACTTATTAACTGTAAGACCAgtgaatatttcaaaaaataatttgtaagataccttgtttttttattttaagttgtaGTTGATGACGGATGTGTTTTGTAGGAGGGCAAACTAATACAATATGCATAACTTGAAGtgaaaattaatgtatttaaGAGTAGAATTTAATACTAAAGATGTTCTTGAAAATGGCTCTGGAAGCAGAATACGGATAAGCTAAAGTGTAAATAAGCGTTTTCTTTcaggagggggaagaagaagcAGATGAAGAAAATGATCCGGATTATGACCCAAAAGTAAGCAATTACAAAGAATTTAAgaagtgtgtttgtgtatatacactcttaaaatattcatatatgCTAAATCTTGATTtttagtttaaatatttaaaacagtgtCTGTGGGGTGAGTATGCTTTGGCAAAGGTTATTTCAGTCCTGCTTCTGACAGTCTAAGATTAGCAAGGCAACTTTGAAGCTCTTACAGtaagaaacattttataaaagtAATTTGTGGCTTTAAGCACTGGAATTAGTCAACCTTGGTTTTCTATAAATTTGTCttgcagcaggctgctgcttttagtTTGACGTGAGTGTTCTGTAGTGTTTGAAGAACATGCAGAGAACTTTGAGTAATCCATATTCAGTTTGAGAACTTGTCACAAGCTAAATACTAACTCTTCTACTACACTGGGGAAATCTGTGCTGAACTGATGCTTTTTTCAGGGGAGATAATGGCAAGCCTGTTATTTCTTGAGGTAGCAGAAGTCAAGGTTCAGGAATGTAGCTATAGCCAACTAATACTTGAGCAGCTGAGAGCATCTGGCAGTCTAACTTTGTATTTCATGGGCTGGGCAAATGGCTAATCAGGCTCAGTTTGTTGGAAAAGTGATTGAGCCACTAAATTAATAGCTTTTTCTGGAGGGAAAGGCATGCCTGACCACTTGGAAGCATCTGATGCTGCTGAGTGAAAGCTGTAGCCATGAAAATGAAGATAGGTTGTCTTGGACTAAGTGTGAACTAAAAATTTCTGCTAGGAAATGTGCTTGTTAGCTCAAATGAGGATGCAGTATATTTGTCAGGAGAAATGATCTGAGCTGCATTCAAAGTAGTACTGAAAGAGTTGCATAATCCTAGGATTGTACCTGGAAAGATGTAGGATGTGAAAGTGTTAACTGAAATGTACAACCTATTGGTGACATTTCATCTGGTATAGTGTCCAAATTGGTTCCTATTGTTCAAGAAAGTCTTTTAGAATCAAAATGAAACAGCTGCTAGGTGGGCTTATTTCTGTCATTTCAGCAGTTCATCTTACAAAAGGTGAtaagtcttccccccccccccccccacacacacactccccagcTTAACAGAACTGTAAAAATGGCAAGGTAGTTCTCGCAGTATCAGAGCTGCTGAAGGACTAGGGAGAGATATTAATGGTACTATAGGGTATTGACATAGAATAAAAGGTTGTAAGCTGGTCATAGGCTGAAAGCTAGGAGtaggtttgttaaagcactgagGTCCTAGAATAGCTATCCAGACAAGGTAGTGGAGTAAAACTAGCTGGAGATCAAGCTTGGGAATGAAAACTTGCAACTGAACTTTAACCCTGGAAAGCATTTTCCTTAATTTTCCACATTACTGTGAGATACTGCTGGTTGTCTGTCTCAATATAGCAGAGAAGAAATCTTCCACTTGGGAATTTTCTAGCAGCTGGAATTTCTCAAAGATGTATCCAGAGTGATAACAAAGTACCAGGATTTGGTGTTTCATTGTACAGCTATACAGTGGGTTCTGGAGTAAGGCCATGCCATTGTTACCAACCTAGGGAAGTTTCTTTTGGTTCAAATTGTGCAGAAGGCCTGGATGCTTCTTCAGAGACAGCGTGATTAGTTTAAAGGAGGAGATTCAAAAAGAACTTGAGTACTGGAACTTGAGAAAGTATGTTTAGCAATTTTAATAGCTGTTTTAAAACACTGCTATCTGTACactgatatttcttttttcttaacagaAGGATCAAAACCCAGCAGAATGCAAGCAGCAGTGAAGCAGTGTGTATGTGGCCTTGAGGATTACCTGCACTGTAATAGCCTAAACACAACTATTAGTTACTTACAGCCTTATGTTTTGTATCTTGGTAGAATTAAGTAACCaatttgttaaaaaagaaatcaaacacaTAAGAACCAGTTTAAAATGTAGGTTCAATCTACCTAGCATTTTAACAGTATAATTTTCAGCCAATATGTAGAATGCAGTAAATCCCCTAAAGCATGAATGTTAATTCATTGCTACATAGTTTGGTTCTTGTGAAGTCTTTGTCATGTAGCTATTAGACTGCAGCTGTGAAGATTATCAAAACTGTTAACTGAGACCAATATTTTAGAGAAAATCCTCTCCTGAAGAACCAACCAAAGTATTTTCAGCCCAGTAGTCTGAACGGGTTTAAGTCTGCTTGCACTAGCTGTGCCTTCATTACTTTGTTATAGAAATGGCAGTGACTTGTACTAACTAGGAGATGATGATGCATTTTGAATTTGACTACTTGAGAAGACTAGTATAACTTGTTTAACTTCCAATGAGACCACATTAAACATTCATAACTGTCAGCTTGTTTATGCTATGGGTTTTGTATTTTATGTGACAGTGATCTACAAAGGAAACCTAGTCATCATATTAAGGTTATTGTTTACCACTGGGGTGTGAATAAAACCTAGTATTTTCAGAAGCTAGTCTTGTTTTATTATGATGTGTGTATCTGCATGTGTAAACTATTAAGGCATCTCTTTCATGCTGCAGTTCACTTTTTACTAGAAACAAAAATCATCAAGAGTTGCTGAAGAGTAAATTAtatagcattttaaaaacaaacacaatttAATTGTCTGGAAAGTTGATCCGTGCTTTCCTTTTGCAATGTGATAGTTGTGAGCCTAAGCTATGTGTTTTAGTGATTAATCAACACTGCCATTTTGAGAAGACAAATTTTTAGAAGTGGGCCTAGATCTGATAAAGGACTTTGGTATTGCCATGCCTGACTCAAAGGCATCTGGTTATTTGTATGGAATCTGGAGCCAAGAGAGGTGCCTTGGATTTCCAGTCTGTGTGGTCAGGGCTAGGATGTCCAGTACAAGACCTGCCCTGTAGCCTAAGGGAGGGCTAGGACACTTAGCTGCGTTCTAGTTTGTTTTCTCACTGTATCAAGGATCTAAAGAAGAGGAACCAAAACCCAAGgaattccttcctcctccccaaatgTTCTGTTTGCTAAGCTAAGCTCACATAGTGTGGTTCATGCTTTGTTTTG from Apteryx mantelli isolate bAptMan1 chromosome 1, bAptMan1.hap1, whole genome shotgun sequence includes:
- the NAP1L1 gene encoding nucleosome assembly protein 1-like 1 isoform X3; the protein is MADIDNKEQAELDQQDMEDVEEVEEEETGEDANSKARQLTVQMMQNPQILAALQERLDGLVGTSTGYIESLPKVVKRRVNALKNLQVQCAQIEAKFYEEVHELERKYAALYQPLFDKRSEIINAIYEPTEEECEWKADVEEEISEEMKEKAKLEEEKKDEEKEDPKGIPEFWLTVFKNVDLLSDMVQEHDEPILKHLKDIKVKFSEVGQPMSFTLEFHFEPNDYFTNEVLTKTYRMRSEPDDSDPFSFDGPEIMGCTGCQIDWKKGKNVTLKTIKKKQKHKGRGTVRTVTKTVSNDSFFNFFSPPEVPESGDLDDDAEAILAADFEIGHFLRERIVPRSVLYFTGEAIEDDDDDYDEEGEEADDEEGEEEADEENDPDYDPKDQNPAECKQQ
- the NAP1L1 gene encoding nucleosome assembly protein 1-like 1 isoform X1 — translated: MADIDNKEQAELDQQDMEDVEEVEEEETGEDANSKARQLTVQMMQNPQILAALQERLDGLVGTSTGYIESLPKVVKRRVNALKNLQVQCAQIEAKFYEEVHELERKYAALYQPLFDKRSEIINAIYEPTEEECEWKADVEEEISEEMKEKAKLEEEKKDEEKEDPKGIPEFWLTVFKNVDLLSDMVQEHDEPILKHLKDIKVKFSEVGQPMSFTLEFHFEPNDYFTNEVLTKTYRMRSEPDDSDPFSFDGPEIMGCTGCQIDWKKGKNVTLKTIKKKQKHKGRGTVRTVTKTVSNDSFFNFFSPPEVPESGDLDDDAEAILAADFEIGHFLRERIVPRSVLYFTGEAIEDDDDDYDEEGEEADDEEGEEEADEENDPDYDPKKDQNPAECKQQ
- the NAP1L1 gene encoding nucleosome assembly protein 1-like 1 isoform X2, translated to MADIDNKEQAELDQQDMEDVEEVEEEETGEDANSKARQLTVQMMQNPQILAALQERLDGLVGTSTGYIESLPKVVKRRVNALKNLQVQCAQIEAKFYEEVHELERKYAALYQPLFDKRSEIINAIYEPTEEECEWKADVEEEISEMKEKAKLEEEKKDEEKEDPKGIPEFWLTVFKNVDLLSDMVQEHDEPILKHLKDIKVKFSEVGQPMSFTLEFHFEPNDYFTNEVLTKTYRMRSEPDDSDPFSFDGPEIMGCTGCQIDWKKGKNVTLKTIKKKQKHKGRGTVRTVTKTVSNDSFFNFFSPPEVPESGDLDDDAEAILAADFEIGHFLRERIVPRSVLYFTGEAIEDDDDDYDEEGEEADDEEGEEEADEENDPDYDPKKDQNPAECKQQ